ATGTTCCCAATTGCTCTTGTATCGCAACCCTATCGTGACTGGTTGCTCTTTAATCCCGTGGCGCACGGGCTTGAAGCGGCAAGACTTGCCTTTGCTCCCTACTATCATGCCGCGCCTGGTCTGAGCATTGCCTATCTGTATGGGTGGGGCCTAGTCACTGTGTTCCTTGGCTTGGCCCTCCACCGCCGTTTCGCCCTGAAATTGGTAACGCAATGATCATTGTCGAAGACGTTCATAAGCGCTACCAGACTGGGCATGGCCCCGGCAAATGGGTTCTTCGGGGAATCTCTTTCACCATTCCACCGAAACTCAATGTCGGTCTTATCGGTGCCAACGGTGCTGGAAAATCCACCCTGCTACGGATTGTTGGAGGGGTTGACCATCCCAATAAGGGACGTGTTGAGCGTAGATGCCGTGTCTCGTGGCCGATGGGCTTCGGAGGCGGTTTGCAAGGCTCGCTCACCGGTCGACAGAACGCCAAGTTTGTTTGCCGGATTCATGGTCACGAGCACGATATTCCGGACCGTCTCGCCTATATCCAGGAGTTTGCCGCGATTGGCGAAGCATTCGACGAACCCGTGAAGAACTACTCCACGGGCATGCGTTCTCGCTTGCAGTTCGCGTTGTCACTCGCTTTTGATTTCGATGTTTACATCTCCGACGAAGTCACCGCGGCCGGCGATGCGGCATTCCGCTCAAAAGCGGCCTCGGCGTTCAAGAACCTCGCTAATCGGGCAAGCCTGATCATGGTTGCTCATGGTGAAGCGACGCTCAAGGATTTCTGCCAGGCAGGAATTTGGTTGAAAGAAGGCCAGGCGTACTGGTTCGACCAGATCGACGATGCTCTGAAAGCTTACAAAGACAGCCTGCGCGCATGACCGACACCATTGAATCTTCTCCTTCCACCAGCCTAACGTCACAGATCGTGGGCTGGCCGCGCCGTGTGCTGTGGCCAGCGCTGAAGCGTAGGCAAATTATTGGCGCTGCCGTTCTGGCCGCTCTGTTAGGGGCAATCTATTGGCTGGCCATTGCCTCTGATCGCTATGTATCAGAAGCCCATGTCATCGTCCAGAGTACCGATCTGGCGGGAGGGCAGACCATGGACTTCTCCAGTTTGCTTAATGGAGGCAGCGGCGGCAGTCGGGCAGACCAACTCCTGCTTCGGGACCACCTTCTCTCGGTCGACATGCTCAGGAAGCTTGACGCGGCGTTGAACCTGCGTGCTCATTACAGTGACTGGCATCGAGATCCTCTGTCCCGCTTGTGGTTCAAGGATGCGCCGCTGGAATGGTTTCATCGCCACTATCTCACTCGCGTCAGCGTCGAAATGGACGACTACGCCGGCGTACTTGTCGTTCGGGCCCAAGGTTACGATCCCAAGACTGCTCACGCCATCACCGCCATGCTGGTACGGGAGGGCGAACGCTTCATGAACGACAAGGACCATGCACTGGCCCAGAGTCAGGTTGCCTTTCTGGAAGAGCAGGTCCTCAAGTTAAACCAGGAGGCTGTGCGCGCACGCCAGAAGTTACTGGATTTCCAGGACAAGAAGGGGCTTGTCTCGCCACAGGCAACGGCTGAGAACCTCGCCACGATCGTGGCGCGTCTGGAAGCCCAGCGTACTGAGCTTGAAACGCAGCGGCGCATGCTTCAGGCGTACCTCGTGCCAAACCATCCGAATATTGTCCAGCTGGACCAGCAGATTGCCGCCGTAGAAAGGCAGATGACTCAGGAACAGGCGAAACTCGCCTCGCCTGGCGGCAAGACCCTGAACCGTACCGTGGAAGAGTTCCGTCGACTCGAGATGGAAGCCGGCTTCGCGCAGGACGTCTACAAGACTGCGTTGGTCGCGCTGGAGAAGGGGCGCATCGAGGCCACGCGAATGATCAAGAAGGTCTCCGTTCTTCAGACGCCCACGCGGCCCGAATACCCGATCGAACCTCGTCGCTTCTACAACACGCTGGTTTTCGTGCTTGCTGTCTTACTCATGGCCGGCGTAGTCCAACTTCTGGTAGCCATTGTGCGTGACCACAAGGACTGACAGAGCCGACTCGATACTCTGAAATATGCGTTCCATCTTTGCCGCCATGGCCCTGGGCATGGCAATTGTCGTTACAGCACATGCAGCCGATGTCGACCCACTGGGAATTAACCAGGCGCTGGGTCTGAGCAACGCCGCATCAGTCAATGCAAGGTCTGCCAAGTTGCCCGCAGAGGCACGGGCTGGCAGTCCGGACCAGGCGGTACCGGACATCCGTCCGCAATCGCCGCAGCTCTTTGACTACTCTGCAAATATTAGCAGCGATGTCTTCGGCGCCAACCTGTTCACTGGCGCGTTTGCCCGGCAGGGGGCAACTCAGTTCAATCCTGACTACGTTGTTGCCGTAGGGGACAAGATCCAGGTCCGCCTGTGGGGCGCGTTCGATTTTGACGCCCCTTTGACTGTCGACCCCCAAGGCAACATCTTTGTGCCGCACGCAGGTCCTGTGCGTGTACTGGGAGTACGTAATCAGGATTTGCAGCAGCTTGTGAACGCAGCCGTCACCAAGGTTTTCCGGTCCAACGTCTTCAGCTATGCCAGCCTCGCTGCGGCCCAGCCGGTAAGGGTATTCGTCAGCGGCTTTGTCAATCGCCCCGGGCTGTACAGCGGCACCAGCATGGACAGTTTGCTGCACTACCTGGACCAGGCGGGCGGCATCGACCCTGCTCGAGGTTCCTTCCTGACTGTTGAGGTGAAGCGAGGGACCAGAGTTCGTGCCACCGCCAACCTCTACGAGTTCCTGCTCAATGGCACGATGCCATTGATCCAATTGGCCGACGGGGACGTGATCTTTGTCGCGCCCCGCCGCAACAGCGTCAAGGTTAGTGGCCTTGTCCAGAATGCCAAGCGCTTTGAGTTTGCCGATCAGAAGCTTAGCGTGTCCGACCTCGCCAGGATTGCAAAACCCCAGGCATCCGCGACGCATGTGCGTGTGATACGCAATACGGGCATCACCAAGCATGTGGACTATTACGCGCTGACTGACGCTTCCGGTGCGATGCTAGGAAACGGCGACGAAGTCGAGTTCACGGCAGACAAGAAGCCAGGCACGATTACTGTACGCGTGGAGGGCGAGCATCTGAGCGCACAGGAATACGTGCTGCCATACGGGGCTCGCATCGGCGATCTACTCAAGCATGTCCAGTACTCTGAGCGATCGGACAAGGATAGTGTGCAACTCTTCCGCCTGAGCGTGAAGGAGCGGCAAAGTGAGATGCTGCGGGCCTCGCTGCGGACCCTGGAGAATGTCGCACTCACTGCCCGCTCAGGTACCAGCGACGAAGCCCGCCTGCGCAAGGAAGAGGCCGAGCTCATTCTGCAATGGGTTGAGCGTGCCAAAAAAATTGAGCCTAGCGGCCAGGTCGTTATTGCTCAAGCCTCTACGCGCGATGATCTGTTGCTGGAAAACGGAGACGTCCTGCGCGTCCCGACACTGGACGGACTCGTGCTGATCAATGGCGAGGTGCTGTTTCCCAACGCGATTGCGTTTGAGCGCAGCCTGACTCTGGACGACTACATCAACCGCGCGGGTGGCTATACGCAGAATGCCGACGCAGCCCGCGTCGTAGTGGCTCGCCGCGACGGCACCTTTGTTCAGGCTACAGGCGATAAGGGCTGGTTCTTCCTCAGCAATGGCGATGTGTCGGTTCGCCCAGGAGATGAAGTCCTGGTGCTTCCGAAGATCGACGTGAAATCGAGGCAAATCTGGAAGGACATGACTCAGATTCTTTACCAGATTGCGGTGAGCGCGAAGGTCGTGCTGGGCCTATGATGATCCGGCAACTTCGCAAAGCTTTCTTCTCGCGGGCAAAACGCAGCCGGTGGTGGCAGCGTTTGCGCCGTGAGTTCGGGATACGGGATCTGCATCCCGCAGCAGGGATCGATACGTTGCCTGTTTCAGGCGAGTATCGCTCCACTGGACAGGACCCTCAGTTTCGGCTCAAAGGGTTCCTGCCTGCTGGTTGGTACATGGTCGAAGTGAACATGACCCTGGCACTCGGCCAAGCAGATGCCCGGTTTTATCTGGACACCGGAGATGGCGAGAGCGAGGAGATGTCCTTCGCGCTGCCTGTGCGCTCCGGAAAACTGGCTAAACGAGTACTGTGCGTGCCTGCAGAGGCAAAGATGCGGTTTGATCCTCTGGCTTCAGTGGGATCTTTCACCATCGGGCATTTTCGTGTGGTGCGCGTGCTGGAGGCCTTCGCGCGCCCACGTGTGCTGCGCAAGTTGCGCAACATACACCCTCGCTATCGGCAGTCCGACACAGGAGAACGTTACCGCCTGTCGCACTATTGGAGCGACTACAACGCGCTGTTTGAAGGTAGCCAGCAGGACAGCGAGGGCTATGCACGGTGGATCGAAAAGGCGGAACGCACATTGCTTCCGGACGGGGCAAGCCATGAGCGAATTTCCGCATGCTGGAAGAGTCGACCCACGTTCTCCATTCTCCTGCCCACGTTCAACACTCGCGAGTCCCAGTTGCGCGATTGCCTCGACAGCATCCTCGCGCAGACTTACCCGCACTGGGACCTGTGCGTAGCGGACGACGCCTCGACGGAGCCTCACGTCGCGAAGATACTGGCCGAATATGCGCAGCGAGATGCCCGCATCCGGGTCATCGTGCGCGAACACAACGGCCACATTTGCGCCGCGAGCAACACGGCCTTGTCAATGGCTGGCCAGGATTTCGTTGTCCTATTGGACCATGACGACACACTGGCCGCAAACGCGCTGTTTGCAGTGGCACAGCACCTGCAATCACGACCAACCGCTCAGATCCTTTATTCGGACGAGGACAAGATCGACGACGACGGGCACCGGTTTGCACCATTTTTCAAGCCGGACTGGTCGCCCGATCTCCTCTATGCGCAAAACTACGTTTGTCATCTGGGCATCTACCGTCGGGAGCTGGTAACTGCTGTCGGCGGCTTCCGCCCAGGCTTCGAAGGTAGCCAGGACTATGATCTCCTCCTGCGCTGCGTCGCCCGCGTCACCGATTCGCGAGACATCGTCCACATTCCCATGGTGCTGTATCACTGGCGGGCTAGCGAGGGCTCGACAGCGCTCGGTCATGATCGGAAGGACTATGCTGCCGAGGCTGCGCGCCGTGCGCTGCAGGAGCACATGGACAGACATCATCCGGGGGTGGTGATGGAAGTCACCCGTCCGGGCATTTATCGCCCCCGCTGGCCCGTTCCAGCGCCGCCGCCGCTCGTCAGCCTCATCGTGCCTACTCGGGATGGCTATGACATCCTCAGGACCTGCATCGAGTCGATCCTTCAGAAGACCAGCTACCCCAACTACGAGATTCTGATCGTGGACAACCAGTCCACTTGCCCGCAGACCCTGGCCTACATGGCGGAAATCTGTGCAGACGCGTCGCGCTCCGGGCGAGTGCGGCTGCTGCAGTTCGATTTTCCTTTCAACTACTCCGCCATCAACAACTTCGCCGCCAAAGAGGCGCGTGGCAGCATTCTTGGCCTCATCAACAACGACGTCGAGGTTATCAATGCCGACTGGCTTACGGAAATGGTCAGCCATGCCGTACGACCTGATATCGGTTGCGTTGGCGCTAAGCTTTACTACCCCGATAGAACGATCCAACACGCCGGTGTCGTCCTGGGCATCGGCGGCGTAGCGGGTCATTCGCACAAGTACCTGCCTGGTCATGCGGATGGATATTTTGGTCGATTGCTCGCGATCCACAACGTCAGTGCTGTCACCGGTGCAGCCTTGCTTGTACGGCGTGCCGTCTTTGACCTCGTAGGGGGGCTCGACCAGGAAACGCTGAAGGTAGCCTTCAACGACGTTGACTTCTGCATCAAGGTCCGGGACGCCGGCTTCCGCAATCTCTGGACCCCATTTGCCGAACTCTTCCATCATGAGTCCAAGTCGCGTGGTACCGATGAGACAGAGGACAAGAGGAAGCGCTTTGCCTTGGAGTGTGAAGTCATGCAAGAGCGTTGGGGCTCAGCACTGTCCCGCGACCCTTTCTACAACCCCAACCTGACTTTGGTCAGGGAGGACTATTCCCTCGCATCGCACCAGTCGCTGGTGGGCGGTGATTGAGCTTTTTATCTATTCTGAGTCAACCAGGCCGTGAAGATATTCAATACATCGCGATCCGCGAAATTTGCCGAAAGCAACGTGGCAAAAGTCGCCGACGTCCAGTCGACACCCATGCGCTTTCCGTTGCCCGATGGAGGTGCATCCTGCAACGTCAAGCTGGACGAGGCGTACCGCCTCGGCAATACCTGCGTCGTGGTCGGCTGGGCCACCCAGCCGGTCAACTTGACGTTACTCGCGAATGGGGCCCAACTGACTACTCGTGTCGTACAGGTTGAGCGCCCCGATGTGGCAGCTCATTTCGACATCAAGTCCGGCAATATGCTCGGCTTCGTGCTGGTGGCCGAAAGCGCAGAAGTGGACGCCAATGTTGACCTTGCCATCAGCGTTCATCCCGGGCCAAATTCCGCCCCGGTCTGGTCGCAGCCTCTCAAGTTCGCCAGTCTCGCCCCCGACGTGGAAAGCAAACGGCAGGCGTTCGGACCGGCAGTGGGCTTGTTGGCCCAGACGTGTGAGCCTATGTCGCAAGAATGGCTGGATATCATCCGGCTTGCGCCCACGTCGAACCTGCCGTGCCGCAGCGCGAAGGGTTTCCTGGAAATTGCCGCGGCGCCTGAGCACAGCAAGGACGGCATGGTAGTGGGCTGGATTGTCCAGACCCCCCAGGCTGTTGTCTGGCTGGAGGATGACAAAGGTCAGGTCTATTCCCTGGACGGCGCATACCGCCGCTTCCGGCAAGATGTGCATGACGCCGTGGCGCACGAGTTTGGAGCCTTCAGTCAGAATGCAGGTTTCGTTGCGCGCGTGCGTGGTCTCAGTCCCAATTCCACGGTGCTGCTCAAGGCCGTGGACGAGAACGGCGTGCACGTTCTGGGAAGTGTGCACTGCCAAGCTCTTTCCATGGACCCCGTGGCGGCCGCACGTTGGATCTTTGGCGTCGCTACCCCGATGGAGGACATGCACCGGCGCGTCGCCGTAGTTGATGAACCTGTGCTGAATCCACTCATTGCGTACCGTCAGGCAATGTGGGGGAGCCTGCCAGTCGTGACCCGCGTGCTGGGGGAATTACCGGTGCAGCCGCGGGTGAGCGTCATCGTGCCGCTGTATGGGCGCAGCGACTTCGTGGAGCACCAGCTTATCGAGTTCTGCAATGACCCGTGGTTCCAGCAACATGCCGAACTCATCTACGTGCTGGACGACCCAAAACTGGCAGAAACATTCCCGGCTCAGGCCGAAGCCTTGTTCCGCGTCTACCGCCAACCCATGCGTTGGGTATGGGGCAACGTGAACCGTGGCTTCTCGGGTGCCAACAACCTGGGGGTCAAGCACGCCACTGCCGCTCAGCTAATCTTCCTGAACAGCGACGCCTTCCCGCAATGTCCCGGCTGGGCCCAACAGCTGTGCGAGGTTCTGGACACTCGGCCGGACATTGGTGCCGTCGGTCCTCGCCTGGTCTTTGCCGACGGTTCCATCCAGCATGCCGGAATGGAATTCTTGCGACGCGAGGAACTGGGTGTATGGACCAACCACCACGCCCAAATGGGGCTGGATCCGGTCCTCGATCCGCGCCGCGAGCTCAGCATCGTGCCCAGCGTTACCGGCGCATGCGTGGCAATTCGCAGTGCGGATTTAGAGCGCGTCGGAGGTTGGGACACGGGCTATCTCATTGGCGACTTTGAAGACTCTGACCTCTGCCTGAAGCTGCGCGATCAAGGGCTGGACATTGCTTATCTCCCTTCCGTGCAGCTAACGCATCTCGAACGCCAGTCGTTCAAGCTCCTCGGTCAGGGAGAGTTCCGCACCCGTGTGGTCATCTACAACGCAGTGCGCCATCAAAGCCGATGGAGCTCCCTCATTGAAGCCTCTGCCACCCCGGCGTGAGTCGTACCGTATTCTCATGAACAAGAAACATCGCATCCTCGTCATGGCCCATGCCCATCCCGACTTCAGTCTCGGGGGGGGCGAGATCGCAGCCTACAACCTGTTCAAGGCATACCAAGAAAGCGAAGCGGTAGAGCAGGCCTGGTACCTCGGCCGGGCCGACAAGGGCCGCGGCGCCACCGGGGCCATTAGCCTGCGACGCCCTAATGAATACCTGTGGGAACAGGCCGTGCATGACTGGCACCTGATGAAGGCCGTACATCAGGAATCCCTTACGACCTGGTTCACAGACCTCATCCGGGCCCTGAAGCCGACTGTCGTCCATACGCACCACTACGCCCATCTGGGTCTGGAATATCTCCGCATCATCAAGCAGGTGGATCCCACGATCAAGATCGTGATGACGCTTCACGAGTACATGGCCATTTGCCGCAACAATGGTCAAATGATCAAGCCTGGCACAACCTTCAAGCTCTGCAGCCGTGAAAGCTATGACGAGTGCCGCCAATGCTTCCCTGAGAAAACAGCCGAAGATTTCTGGCTGCGCAAGCACTTCTTTATGAGTCATTTCGCGCTGGTCGACCAGTTTGTCTCGCCGTCAGAGTTTCTACGACAGCGCTA
This genomic window from Cupriavidus oxalaticus contains:
- a CDS encoding ABC transporter ATP-binding protein is translated as MIIVEDVHKRYQTGHGPGKWVLRGISFTIPPKLNVGLIGANGAGKSTLLRIVGGVDHPNKGRVERRCRVSWPMGFGGGLQGSLTGRQNAKFVCRIHGHEHDIPDRLAYIQEFAAIGEAFDEPVKNYSTGMRSRLQFALSLAFDFDVYISDEVTAAGDAAFRSKAASAFKNLANRASLIMVAHGEATLKDFCQAGIWLKEGQAYWFDQIDDALKAYKDSLRA
- a CDS encoding chain-length determining protein, with product MTDTIESSPSTSLTSQIVGWPRRVLWPALKRRQIIGAAVLAALLGAIYWLAIASDRYVSEAHVIVQSTDLAGGQTMDFSSLLNGGSGGSRADQLLLRDHLLSVDMLRKLDAALNLRAHYSDWHRDPLSRLWFKDAPLEWFHRHYLTRVSVEMDDYAGVLVVRAQGYDPKTAHAITAMLVREGERFMNDKDHALAQSQVAFLEEQVLKLNQEAVRARQKLLDFQDKKGLVSPQATAENLATIVARLEAQRTELETQRRMLQAYLVPNHPNIVQLDQQIAAVERQMTQEQAKLASPGGKTLNRTVEEFRRLEMEAGFAQDVYKTALVALEKGRIEATRMIKKVSVLQTPTRPEYPIEPRRFYNTLVFVLAVLLMAGVVQLLVAIVRDHKD
- a CDS encoding polysaccharide biosynthesis/export family protein; this translates as MRSIFAAMALGMAIVVTAHAADVDPLGINQALGLSNAASVNARSAKLPAEARAGSPDQAVPDIRPQSPQLFDYSANISSDVFGANLFTGAFARQGATQFNPDYVVAVGDKIQVRLWGAFDFDAPLTVDPQGNIFVPHAGPVRVLGVRNQDLQQLVNAAVTKVFRSNVFSYASLAAAQPVRVFVSGFVNRPGLYSGTSMDSLLHYLDQAGGIDPARGSFLTVEVKRGTRVRATANLYEFLLNGTMPLIQLADGDVIFVAPRRNSVKVSGLVQNAKRFEFADQKLSVSDLARIAKPQASATHVRVIRNTGITKHVDYYALTDASGAMLGNGDEVEFTADKKPGTITVRVEGEHLSAQEYVLPYGARIGDLLKHVQYSERSDKDSVQLFRLSVKERQSEMLRASLRTLENVALTARSGTSDEARLRKEEAELILQWVERAKKIEPSGQVVIAQASTRDDLLLENGDVLRVPTLDGLVLINGEVLFPNAIAFERSLTLDDYINRAGGYTQNADAARVVVARRDGTFVQATGDKGWFFLSNGDVSVRPGDEVLVLPKIDVKSRQIWKDMTQILYQIAVSAKVVLGL
- a CDS encoding glycosyltransferase family 2 protein — encoded protein: MMIRQLRKAFFSRAKRSRWWQRLRREFGIRDLHPAAGIDTLPVSGEYRSTGQDPQFRLKGFLPAGWYMVEVNMTLALGQADARFYLDTGDGESEEMSFALPVRSGKLAKRVLCVPAEAKMRFDPLASVGSFTIGHFRVVRVLEAFARPRVLRKLRNIHPRYRQSDTGERYRLSHYWSDYNALFEGSQQDSEGYARWIEKAERTLLPDGASHERISACWKSRPTFSILLPTFNTRESQLRDCLDSILAQTYPHWDLCVADDASTEPHVAKILAEYAQRDARIRVIVREHNGHICAASNTALSMAGQDFVVLLDHDDTLAANALFAVAQHLQSRPTAQILYSDEDKIDDDGHRFAPFFKPDWSPDLLYAQNYVCHLGIYRRELVTAVGGFRPGFEGSQDYDLLLRCVARVTDSRDIVHIPMVLYHWRASEGSTALGHDRKDYAAEAARRALQEHMDRHHPGVVMEVTRPGIYRPRWPVPAPPPLVSLIVPTRDGYDILRTCIESILQKTSYPNYEILIVDNQSTCPQTLAYMAEICADASRSGRVRLLQFDFPFNYSAINNFAAKEARGSILGLINNDVEVINADWLTEMVSHAVRPDIGCVGAKLYYPDRTIQHAGVVLGIGGVAGHSHKYLPGHADGYFGRLLAIHNVSAVTGAALLVRRAVFDLVGGLDQETLKVAFNDVDFCIKVRDAGFRNLWTPFAELFHHESKSRGTDETEDKRKRFALECEVMQERWGSALSRDPFYNPNLTLVREDYSLASHQSLVGGD
- a CDS encoding glycosyltransferase family 2 protein; this encodes MKIFNTSRSAKFAESNVAKVADVQSTPMRFPLPDGGASCNVKLDEAYRLGNTCVVVGWATQPVNLTLLANGAQLTTRVVQVERPDVAAHFDIKSGNMLGFVLVAESAEVDANVDLAISVHPGPNSAPVWSQPLKFASLAPDVESKRQAFGPAVGLLAQTCEPMSQEWLDIIRLAPTSNLPCRSAKGFLEIAAAPEHSKDGMVVGWIVQTPQAVVWLEDDKGQVYSLDGAYRRFRQDVHDAVAHEFGAFSQNAGFVARVRGLSPNSTVLLKAVDENGVHVLGSVHCQALSMDPVAAARWIFGVATPMEDMHRRVAVVDEPVLNPLIAYRQAMWGSLPVVTRVLGELPVQPRVSVIVPLYGRSDFVEHQLIEFCNDPWFQQHAELIYVLDDPKLAETFPAQAEALFRVYRQPMRWVWGNVNRGFSGANNLGVKHATAAQLIFLNSDAFPQCPGWAQQLCEVLDTRPDIGAVGPRLVFADGSIQHAGMEFLRREELGVWTNHHAQMGLDPVLDPRRELSIVPSVTGACVAIRSADLERVGGWDTGYLIGDFEDSDLCLKLRDQGLDIAYLPSVQLTHLERQSFKLLGQGEFRTRVVIYNAVRHQSRWSSLIEASATPA